ACACATAaaaaaacgtaaacaaaaccataacataaagtccaggcctggtcctctctcatccttcactggtgtcgctcgtccttatatgcctccgagctcccttaTGAGATGACTCGAAACCGGTGTGGCTCACAGGTGACGCTCATTTGCTCTCACGCCacggtctcgctcgctcctcccatgtctctcaATCGTCCACCTCGCCACAGGCAGATAAACGCAAGTGCCATGACGTACTGaagcttcaaaaacaaaaatataaaagtgaggTGAGCAACGCTATTCATTTTGCCACCTTTTCACCTGCCATAGTTACCAAGCAACGGagtaaacagctgctgctttgatgacgCAAACGCACCCCTGTTTGGaaccaaataatataatatgaacacagtccacTCCAGTGGAGGCAGGGGGAGGGGGGAGCAATTGAACTCAGGTTCGGTACAGGCAATtaaaccaagtgtgaaagcacacttATTCTCCATGTGTTTGTAGTCCtgggctagcctagaaatctagacacaccctagcggcagcaaatctaatctgcccgcgagtgtcgtcttgcaattctcaatacacttctgagctgtaatcgccaaactcttgccgggccaatcacatcatgtatagagtcggtgggcggggccataatgatgacggccgagttgcgtttgcgtgcttctagtaaacacagaaactggcgaatggtggtctttcgaatcagctttgaccgcaactctggaagacttggagttaagcatttctctgagaaaagaacaaagaacggcactgaagtcattcttaagtaGGGAAgatgagttttgccgaccggatacggcgaatgtttaatctatcaacgagctctgcttcaccttcattgctctggttggttgtagcgctatcctatcacgtgcagagggagtttgaaagacaaccgtttatcccgcccctcggattgagccctgtctatggtgagtttccagaccaaacatcttgatgtgagtctggcttgtcaggctagtcctGGGCCAGTTTGTTGTCAATTATCACAGCGTTCCTGTCGTGTCCTGCTCCATGACTCGTCTTGCTCTGCCCTGCTGGTGTGTTTGGATCCAAAGTTTTACCTGAAACTCTCATTTACTAAAAAGCCTGTTGTTCCTGCATTCTGAGTTCTCATCCCTTACCTCAAACCCGACACTAGAGGCCTCTCCATGGTAGTTTTGTTTATATTGAAGAGTCAGAAGTTAGGAGTCATTATTAATTCCTTCTGCTCTTGAGCATGAAGACATGGCATTTTCAGCGTGATGCTGGATCTTTGCTCTTTACTTTTTGCCTTCAACCACTTACACCCTCCTGTCTGATTTCATTCCATTGTGTTTGTCTCAATGTTATTTGTTTATAGTCTTCCTCCAGTCTGCCTGCCATGTCTCACTGTCCTCCCGCAACAAACTCCTCTGTGCCTCCCACTGGTTTTACCCAAACAGAACCCCTGCTTTTATGAAAGCCTATATTACCAGTTCTTAAATTGTTATTCTGGAAGTTAGAGGAACCCAAAAAAAGGGGAGCACTAACTAGGCAATACATAACATGCATAATTGCCTACAATGATTAGAGTTTGTAATGTGTAATCACTCAATGTCAGTACTCAATATATGCAGTTAGTTATTTGGAAACTATCTAAAATGATCATTGTTACATATATGCATATTCAGTCGCACTGCAGCAAGGATATAATACAATTTGTTATCATCGTGGTAATTATCAGGGTACACCTACACTCCGCTAAAAGATGAGCACTCAAAGGTGTGAATGACTTCTTCAAAGTCATTTCCATTTCCATTGTCTCTGATTTTCAGGTTGGCTGCAAAGCTGTGATTGTCTTTTTCCAGTATTGCATTATGGCAAGCTTCTTCTGGCTCCTAGTGGAAGGTCTGTATCTTCATGCTCTGTTGGCCGTCTCCTTCTTCTCAGAGAGGAAGTACTTCTGGTGGTACATTCTGATTGGTTGGGGTAGGTGTCATAGTATTTATGTGGATCTTTATTAATCTCCTTACTCACCCTTTTGTTAACATTTGACATACTGATTACGTCAGGAACCTACTCAAAGCAATTATTTTATCTTACTGTAGGAGGCCCAACGATTTTCATCATGGCTTGGAGCTTCACCAAGGCGTACTTTAAAGATGTGGGGTAAGTTAAACACTTCAGTCAAAGGcctaaattattttatgtaaaaaaataaataaagatataAAATAGTACAAGCAAAAACATGGCATTTGAATGCACTTGTTTTCAGATGCTGGGATATAATTGAAAGTTCTGACCCTTTCTGGTGGATTATCAAAACCCCAATATTAGCTTCAATTCTGGTGAGATGCCGTTTGTCTCCTACTGTATCTGACAGTATTACTATGAtgatactgtatatatataatatataataattctcTATAactctttattttttatgtttttatgtttaaatgtatatttatgtattttatttatttacttttagcATATTTTCAGtcttattatttatattttatataatttttattttaagtatgTTCAGTCTTTTATATTGCATATAATACTTTCTCTGTTTAtgttatcatatatatatatatatatatatatatatatatatatatatatatatatatatatatatacaataaaaaaattataagatataaatatacaggtccttctcaaaaaattagcatattgtgataaagttcattattttccataatgtaatgagaaaaattaaactttcatatattttagattcattgcacaccaattgaaatatttcaggtcttttattgttttaatactgatgattttggcatacagctcatgaaaaccccagaCTCCGTCCACTGcgtccgcaggtcccccaaggtctggaatcggtccttctccacaatcctcctcagggtccggtcacctcttctcgttgttcagcgttttttgccacactttttccttcccacagacttcccactgaggtgccttgatacagcactctgggaacagcctattcgttcagaaatttctttctgtgtcttaccctctcgcttgagggtgtcaatgatggccttctggacagggtcgggtcgcagtcttacccatgattgtggttttgagtaatgaaccaggctgggagtttttaaaagcctcaggaatcttttgcaggtgtttagagttaattagttgattcagatgataaggttaatagctcgtttagagaaccttttcattatATGCAGattttttgagaatttggggttttcatgagctgtatgccaaaatcatcagtattaaaacaataaaagacctgaaatatttcagttggagtgcaatgaatctaaaatatatgaaagtttaatttttatcattacattatggaaaataatgaactttatcacaatatgctaattttttttagaaggacctgtacatctgcaatgtaaaaaatagGCTTTTTTCAagattatgcatttttaaatgagtagatataataaaacattttgaaatctTAATGGAACAAGGGAATGGACCATTTAGTTTTTGtgattcatatatatatatatatatatatatatatatatatatatatatatatatatatatatatatatatatatatatatatatattaggctcTTAATTATCTATGAATGAGATGTAAGGATTATTCAATTAAATTTAATGGAATTTTACTATTAATAGAAATGTGTAAATCTTGAAAAAGGcttacacaataaaaaaaaatcaatgtgtGTGAGCAAGCTCCTATTAATTACTGTGAAAACTTCATAGCAAtctttgttttacatttttttctgcttgCTTATTCCCTTATAATATAATGATTTGCCTTATTGTTGAGTGCTAAGATTTAAGAAACACACAAAACCTGTTGATGCATGTGCCAGACGATGTTTTCCTCCAGGGATTTACATTATTCATGAAATGGCTAAAAGGTGTGAAAAACACTCTTAAAACCCTTCTTGGCTTTTTTCTTTTAAGAGGTTAAAAAGGGAAAGAGTAAAGcgcttgagagagagagagagagagagagagagagagagagagagagagagagagagaaagagagaatcaGTCTAATCGAATGTTTATGTAGATTTATTTATAGTGTCTGGGATTTGCTATTTTTGGCTGAAAAACTGAGACACTTCTTGTCTTCCTTCACTCAGACATGCCTATTGCGCTGTTATTGCTTGTTTTTGCTAGTCAGAAAGTAAACAGTCTTAATACAGTCCATCTTGTTTACTTAATGTTGTCTGCCTCGTTGCCATCTTAAGGAGGTTGTTTTGTTCTGTACCTTTGCTAGACATCTTTCCTTGCTTGCAGCGACAGTATAAACTCTGCGCTTCTGGACCCTTGACTTTATGACCCCTCAGTGACACCCactattttgttattttgtttttctaCCAACAACAGATGAACTTTATCCTGTTCATTTGTATCATCCGGATACTGCGGCAGAAGATCAACTGTCCTGACATTGGGAGAAATGAATCGAACCAATATTCGTAAGTCTTTTGAACTCCATTCAAACAGgtttttgcatttaaaggaacatgccaactttttgggactttagcttattcatgactaggaactatactctccTTCCTGCGTTTTACCAGTTTTTTTATTCGCTTTGGTACTGTTTTCACAAGTAaggtgtacattttcaaaatgcttagtATTCAAATCCAAACTGATCACACTTGTAACACATCTAGTCATTCTGTCAAAACCTGATCTCATGCTTTCATTTAGTTGCACATATTTTCGGTCCACGTTATTATTGTTTCAAACACATTAATAACCCAAAAAACACCTAAAATGATCTTCTTTCAATTTAGTACTTTTAACAATCAGGTCATCCAACATCCAACAATGCAATATACATGTTTCAAATCACCCTCGTTGCTGAATATATTACAATAACACAGGCTACAGATGCCACATAAGAAAATATGCTTACATTACCTAACTTATGAATCCATAATGTTTGTAATAGTATCTATTCGGTGTGTTATCAAAAGGTGTGATAAAGTTATAACACAGCCATGAGGTTCTGGGCTATAGAACTGCGTTTGCTGCCAATAGAGTAAATGTTCTCATTGTGCCATATAACTGAAATTATACGGTAGCTGACCTTTATGAGGGTGAGTTACAGTAATGTAGCAGCCTCTATCATGGTAATCTGTTTACAGTATCACATGGCATACATACTATAATGAACAATGCTGTATTTGATTCCATCCGTCTTTTCCATCCCTTATACTCTATTCTGCTCTatgttcactcacacacacttacactcacatgtctggttcactatctttctgggtaTACATAggcataatgttttttatactgtacaaactgtatattctcacCACTTACACtatacctacccatcacacaaaacattctgcctttttacattttcaaaaaaaacaaatctgtATTAATCATAATCTTGTTTCCTCAAGGGGAGCAATGTGccccaaatgtccccacaaggacaaggatttaggatattgccatcttttaGAGACATTTCGTCCCCATAagtttaccaggccacacacacagtattttCACAAGCAaggtgtacattttcaaaactcataTCATAACAGATCATCAAAAGTTcacctttttttaaacatttcagcatATTTTCCATTGTGTTAGTACAATACACAAAACCACAAAGTATCCTTTTCACTACACAAAATTCGTCTACATAAATGTTTCATTCACAGTAACCACCTTCCATAAATCTCTTACTATCAAACTTTTCATTTGCTTCTCTTCTCATTCAGTTTAATACATTTGTCTATTATTTAATCCAACTGAACGATCGTAATGGTTAATCAATTAATCATTTGGTACACATATAGATTTCTTTAGATATTGATTCTATAGACGCAGTTTCTACTTTGTTTGCCATTTCCGATATGGATGcccatatttaattaattattttttacattatgaattctgtcctcatttactcaccctcacatCCTTTCAAACCCATGTGACCTAcattcttctgtgaaacacaaaatgagATGTTAGCCTGGTTTGACTGTGAGACATCTTGAAAAAATGTGAATGAGACTCAGGAACTGCAGCAAAGGTGAAGATTACCTGTGAATAGCGACTTACGTTTTTAAGTCTTTTCCTCACAAGTGTAGTATAACTTTGTAATACTTTTTGAAACgtgaaaatgaataaatgatgactgaatattcatttttggaagaactatccctttaaatgctgGCCAAGACTGGTTAAAGTGGATAAGCGCTGGTCTAGTTGTTAGACCAACCCGAGGCTTACCAGCAAAACCAGCAGAAAAACACGATCGGCCACGAGAGTCTTGTTGGTTACGATAGTTATGAAGTCTGATGGGGACATCAGCGTCTAAAGCACAACTTCTGCTGTAGATCAGCTATTCTGGTCTTTTCGGCCGGGTAAGGATGGGAGGTACATGAGAAACATTTTAGTTTATGTAATTTTAACACAGGCATAAAATATGGGGATATTTTAGCGGGTCTCTACAGCAGCGAGTGAGAACCGACTGCGCTGCAATCTCATCATCTAAAATGTCAGTGACTTTCTCCGCCATTGTTCGGATGATTTAATGTCCTTTGTCCCTGAGTAACTCTGCACTGTGCAGTTCGCACAAAACAAGACTCAGCTCTTAAGCACCTGCAATTTTCTACCCAGCATTACTAATGTTGTTATTCCAGTAATATGCTTTTCGATATAACCTGGTAATAATATAATTCTCTGGCCCGTGCTGAATGCAGGATATAAATGACAACAAAGTATCGCATAAAGCTATTTATGTTTTCCCCCCCTTCTTTTCTATAGGAGGCTGGCAAAATCCACACTTTTGTTGATTCCACTCTTCGGGATAAATTTCATCATATTCGCTTTCATTCCAGAGAACATAAAAACTGAACTAAGGCTTGTGTTTGACCTCATTCTTGGGTCATTTCAGGtacgtctgatgatttaatcaCTCAAACTagttgtaaaaaagaaaaaagtagcCCAAATATTAAGTCTCAAGTGACAGGAAATGCTCTCAGGCCAATGGTGGGACTGTTGTTCAGATAGCAGAATAGTTTAATGATGTCTGGTAGAACTGCTCAAGGGTCCTCAAACAGTCTCCAAAGAGAATCTCAGTCTCACACACTTTGGCTACtggcgtgtgcgtgtgtgtgcgtgtgtgtgtgaatggcaTAATTGGGTGTTTTTTCAACTGTGGGCACTTTTACACAGtggatgtttaaaaaaaaatcttaaatacaCTTTTCACTCTCTCTTtagtttattcattttaaattatgGACATTTCAACCATATCTTGTGTTTATTTATTGGCATTCAGTGTTGGAAATTATGGTGGTGATTATGGAGTTGTAATTTCATAcaataaatattgaaattatttatgcttatttgactttttgttaaaataatcagttttaaatacatttttcctaatttttttttttacttatatttttatataacattttaattttgtattgcAGTGAAATATTAACAAGCCAGAGTAAAATTATAAAATCTATATTTAAGAGCAAATTTTAAAAATTGCAACAACAAAACAGCAAAAACTGAactaaatacaaaaaataatgatgtcatggtttaaaaaaagtttccaAGACCATTTTAAATGTGACCTTCAtatacaaaaaaagttttaaaatgtttaataaaaaataagctCTGGGGACAAAAAATGCCCCAATTATAATTTTCTCAGGCAGAGCCACCAGAATGGCTGGCATGAATTCAAGAAGGATCTGCCCCCCTTAGTTAAAAATACTTTTGTCCGCATCAGGACCCACCAACCTATATTTTTCAGGCCACAGTCAAAGACAGTCTGGTGGGAAACGGGAATCTCTAGACATTTAGCACAATGTCTTTGCTGTGTGTAATGCTTTGAATGAATGGCCTTGCATGTACACTGTACCTACAGTGACGCATAAGTAACTTGCTTTCACATGTTTTAACAGGGTTTTGTGGTTGCTGTACTCTACTGTTTTCTGAATGGAGAGGTAAgacaatggatggatgggtggatggatggatggatggatggatggatggatggatggatggacggatggatggatggatggatggatggatggatggatggatggatggatggatggatggatggatggatggatggtccATTCATTCACAACTGATCAGAAACCACTTCTTATATTAAAGTTTTATTCAACTTATCTAAAgcaaaaagctaaaaccctGGAAGCATTAGCGTATATTCTGTAAGCTCACACAGGCTATATATAGCTCTAGATGTACTGGCAAAGGTGGCCTATTACTTTGATATATGCGTTGATGTGAATAGCGTCTTGGGTCTTCCAGCTTGTACAGATTAAATAAAAGGGTCACAGGTGCAGGCTCGAGCGCTCGGTACATTCAGATAATTAAGTGTTTGTGCACCACATATGAAGTTTAGCAGCTGTTGCACAAACGTATACTGCTTTCTATGTGTAACATGtccattttactttaaaaaccaATCCAGGTTCATTGGAAAAAGTGACTCTGgctacatttcttaaaaaaaaagaaagaaaaaaacctaAAACACAAAGCTTAACTGTACTTTTCACCACACTTTTCAGGTGAACGAGTACCCAGACATACGATCACAATAAAATTCAGTAAATGCTtcaacaattatttttttctctcactaTCAGTTAGGTTAGAGTAGGGTTTATTGTAGgtgatatgctgtgttcaaacacaacagagaattaaagggtaagaaatgtatttcaattaatcataaaatggccctgatatgtcactagacattaagaaatcatgttcatttcaaatacttatatcactgacaacagtagtccggccaggatattgtcatttaaaagttgttgttgcagcgctcaactgatgttgatgttgacctgttgtgttttggcctgaagctccgccctccacatatcaaccaatcacaaagtcagtagtgtttcagcatccgggttgccatgTCTgatctagttaccacagctgcagccacaaatgttcctgctgatccttCAGCCTATTTGGCAACCGGCAGTAagagttttggccacaatcttacttCCTTAAACCTTTTTGGGCAACTCACCGGACATTTCCTTTCCGAAAGGCTGTATGTGCACCGGACATTTCCTTTCCGAAAGGCTGTATGTGGCAAGCGGGGTGGGGCAAAGAGCCATGGGAACAGAGCGAGGCTGGTGGCGTGATAATAAGCGTCACCTGTGTGCCACATGGCCTCGAGTCTCACAGAGGAGCTCCGGACGGATAAAAGGAGGAGTGCAAGACGAGAGAGGGCCTGGCCTGGACTTTACATCGTGTTTTTTAATCTTTGTGTGACACTTGTCCATGAAGGACTGCCACCTTACTTTCATTTTACTTtcaaggtgcactatgtagtatttttgcagtaaaatatccaaaaaaacaccaggccagtgttatatattttgttcagttgagttcttacaatatcccaactgtttccaactttttgtaaattatgagaaaattgctattttaatcaAGGAGCCGGGACATCTGAGGAAGTCAGTTGtttttggcagaaacgctttactctaagcagtgtgcaacaagtgtcacagcagccgctgagcgaacgcacagagtaacgtcatagcatcattttaaacacacttaaacgtatctaatatgataaaccgagttacctcatactcatgaccggaaaagtggaaatggtgccagcgactgtgtcctgtcataataaaagtgccGCTAATTGCGAGCTGTGTGTTGCGTAACAAtctctccagcggccttgctcagctccctcaacactccgtcctgctctgcttcaaaCTAAtacttcatactacagtaacattaataaccgcatccatgaacatgatttctgcctgagtcctatcccaattattttccaccggctgtgaggtaaaGACCACATGTCTCAAGATCCTACgctcaaacttgccgtcatcaaactacgcctttgatttgaataggtgccctctagtggacggaaaagttgcatagtgcagctttaaatgttCACCGGTTTCCGCCTCTTACATCCCTGTGCAATGATCCTTGATACACTGTTATTAACCAATATAAACTAATGTTGCCATAGTCATGATTAACTCTTTTGGGGAGAATTTAACACATTATTCACCGTCAATCACTAGATTTAACTTTTAAACTGCCATGAAACATACTACAATGCaatattttgcaaaaatgtatcCACGTGCATGTTTATTACCCACATCTGCAATGGAGAAAAATGTATATCGCTTATAGGACTTCTTGTGGACGTacctgaacaaaaaaaaaaaaaaaacgtatttccAGTTTTGCAGGAATGTTGCCAGTCACATACTTCCTGTGAGCCTGGGTTGCAAAAACCCCCATTTTACAACCTTAATGTGACTTTATAATATGaggttttgttttgattttgtaCAACTGTAGAGCATGGCTGCTTTTTTATCCATCACCAATTGATTGGATTCCATCTGTCTCTCAGGTCCAAGCTGAGATTAAGAGGAAATGGAGACGATGGCACCTTGAAAGATTTCTGGGTCCCGACACCAAATACCAGCACCCGTCCATGGGCAGCAACGGCAACAACTTCAGCACGCAGATCTCAATGCTGACT
This DNA window, taken from Pseudorasbora parva isolate DD20220531a chromosome 24, ASM2467924v1, whole genome shotgun sequence, encodes the following:
- the vipr1b gene encoding LOW QUALITY PROTEIN: vasoactive intestinal polypeptide receptor 1b (The sequence of the model RefSeq protein was modified relative to this genomic sequence to represent the inferred CDS: deleted 1 base in 1 codon), whose translation is MDASKLVLLVLTLSCLFSPVGAVQMCDVVNEIELARARCENKTAGNVTSGCKGMWDIIACWPSAKVGEHVVIPCPNYFRHFSDHHEGNLSKTCTADGWTEMDPMEIAVYCGYNLNSTVDDDSFFRSIKIGYTIGHSVSLILVTTAIVILCIFRKLHCTRNYIHMHLFVSFILKAVSVFVKDAVLYDVVQESDNCSTGSVGCKAVIVFFQYCIMASFFWLLVEGLYLHALLAVSFFSERKYFWWYILIGWGGPTIFIMAWSFTKAYFKDVGCWDIIESSDPFWWIIKTPILASILMNFILFICIIRILRQKINCPDIGRNESNQYSRLAKSTLLLIPLFGINFIIFAFIPENIKTELRLVFDLILGSFQGFVVAVLYCFLNGEVQAEIKRKWRRWHLERFLGPDTKYQHPSMGSNGNNFSTQISMLTRCSPKTRRASSCQDETSITA